The following are encoded in a window of Drosophila simulans strain w501 chromosome 3L, Prin_Dsim_3.1, whole genome shotgun sequence genomic DNA:
- the LOC6739143 gene encoding ras-GEF domain-containing family member 1C, with amino-acid sequence MSSSNGGLSSATNGRSGSTGSANINLNLKGHERSIGGAPGAGASSATTTSITHKTLPDLKTQRSNSACHAHESLSALRRIALLEKPPEKLLSYGAAQSRILGQEAREDFLVYSEGRLHSGPLQSLIAHMVPTHEYYPDEGFIFAFLLSARLFVRPHELLAQISQTWEHQQQDVGTGGDVVDDAGQVPGRTMMLSINSASPLTQRKGSAAAASHSSELEPRLQQRTNTQRSAQHCIRLLSEWIEIFPYDFRDERLMQQVRILARKCVYIDNSLGKQVSRILQLLVSRLTTLEQYEEFLQTISSEEAQSQQQQHHHHGHHNHLHNAFQTFLGSSSHANGASGGGGSASGTSNSSSSGHTSSASTSNSISTTPQPDDVFGIMDMCPSCAHLAHQLTAIELERLSHIGPEEFVQAFAKDYQQQAKDGSKEANKSKCSGGGGGSLNDMKKTRNLESYVQWFNRLSYLTASEIVKYPKKKQRVRIIEYWIETARECFNIGNFNSLMAIIAGLNLAPIGRLKKTWAKVQSAKFSVLEHQMDPTSNFNSYRSTLKAAMWRSEGATEERERIIIPFFSLFVKDLYFLNEGCSNRLPNNHINFEKCSQLAKQVMEFNEWKKVNCPFEKLPNVIAYLQHSAVLNENTLSMASFECEPPENTEEKDRYRTVKAETKQQLLQQLQDQHQQSQ; translated from the exons ATGTCGTCAAGTAACGGTGGTCTTAGCAGTGCCACCAATGGCCGCAGCGGCAGCACCGGCAGCGCCAACATTAACCTTAATCTGAAGGGGCATGAGAGGTCCATAGGGGGAGCTCCTGGGGCTGGGGCATCAAGTGCCACGACTACGTCAATTACTCACAAAACACTGCCAGACCTGAAAACGCAGAGGAGCAATAgcgcctgccacgcccacgagTCGCTGTCCGCCCTTCGCCGTATCGCGTTGCTGGAAAAACCTCCCGAAAAGTTGCTCAGCTATGGGGCGGCACAAAGCCGGATCCTGGGCCAGGAGGCTAGGGAAGATTTCCTTGTCTACAGCGAAGGACGATTGCACTCAGGTCCGTTGCAGTCGCTTATTGCCCACATGGTCCCCACCCACGAATATTATCCGGATGAAGgatttattttcgcttttcttctAAGCGCCAGGCTTTTTGTGCGCCCCCACGAGCTATTGGCGCAGATCTCACAGACCTGggagcatcagcagcaggatgtAGGCACCGGCGGAGATGTAGTGGATGATGCCGGTCAGGTGCCCGGTCGCACAATGATGCTCAGCATCAACTCAGCTTCACCGCTAACGCAGCGGAAAGGAAGTGCAGCGGCCGCCTCACACAGTTCGGAGCTAGAACCGCGTCTTCAACAGCGGACGAACACTCAGCGCTCTGCCCAACACTGCATCAGACTCTTGTCAGAATGGATAGAGATCTTCCCTTACGATTTTAGAGATGAACGGCTTATGCAGCAAGTTCGCATCCTGGCAAGGAAGTGCGTCTACATTGATAATTCGCTGGGAAAGCAAGTATCGCGAATCTTGCAGCTGCTGGTGTCTCGCCTTACGACGCTAGAGCAGTATGAGGAATTTCTGCAGACTATCAGCTCGGAGGAGGCACAGagtcagcaacagcagcaccaccaccacggaCACCACAATCACTTGCACAATGCCTTTCAGACGTTTTTAGGGAGCTCTTCACATGCTAACGGAGCTAGTGGCGGCGGTGGATCTGCCAGCGGCACCTCCAACTCATCATCTAGTGGCCACACCTCATCTGCCTCCACATCAAACTCGATCTCCACAACACCCCAGCCGGACGATGTGTTTGGCATCATGGACATGTGTCCGAGCTGTGCACACTTGGCCCATCAGCTTACGGCCATCGAGCTGGAGCGCTTGTCGCACATTGGCCCAGAGGAATTTGTCCAGGCCTTTGCAAAGGATTATCAACAGCAGGCCAAGGATGGAAGTAAGGAGGCCAACAAAAGCAAGTGTAGTGGAGGCGGAGGTGGTTCGTTGAACGACATGAAAAAGACTCGTAACCTGGAATCGTATGTGCAGTGGTTCAATCGGCTCAGTTACTTGACGGCAAGCGAGATAGTCAAG TACCCTAAAAAGAAGCAGCGTGTTCGCATCATAGAATATTGGATAGAAACAGCCCGCGAGTGCTTCAATATTGGCAACTTTAATAGTCTGATGGCCATAATAGCAGGTCTAAATCTGGCGCCCATAGGCAGACTGAAGAAGACG TGGGCCAAAGTGCAATCGGCAAAGTTCTCCGTGCTGGAACATCAAATGGATCCAACATCGAACTTCAACAGCTATCGCTCTACGCTCAAAGCTGCGATGTGGCGCTCAGAGGGCGCTACTGAGGAACGCGAACGCATAATCATTCCATtctttagtttatttgttaaGGATTTGTATTTTCTGAACGAGGGATGTTCCAACCG GCTGCCGAACAATCATATCAACTTCGAAAAATGCTCCCAGCTGGCCAAACAAGTGATGGAGTTTAATGAATGGAAGAAAGTAAACTGTCCGTTTGAGAAGCTTCCCAACGTCATAGCCTATCTTCAACACAGCGCAGTACTCAATGAGAACACTCTTTCCATGGCATCCTTCGAGTGTGAGCCACCGGAGAACACGGAGGAGAAGGACCGCTACAGGACCGTAAAGGCGGAGACGAAGCAacaactgctgcagcagctgcaagaTCAGCATCAACAGTCGCAGTAA